Proteins co-encoded in one Quercus robur chromosome 8, dhQueRobu3.1, whole genome shotgun sequence genomic window:
- the LOC126697207 gene encoding U-box domain-containing protein 14 isoform X2, giving the protein MGPMEDSQEGELVLSRLSESTKAISELSDCRNVCKKMYGNLVRRVKLLSPLFEELRDSEEGLDDDVVKAFESLRLGLDSATQLLNSVNGGSKLYLALQREKIAQKFHLVTEQIEAALSEIHYDKLNLSEEVREQIELVHAQFQRAKGRIDTLDLQLDIDLATAQKEKEPNPAVLKRLSEKLHLKTINDIKKESLAFHEMVISSNGDPGDCFEKMSSLFKKIKDWVLTENSQVETSEGEKGLIKHRSPVIPDDFRCPISLELMKDPVIVSTGQTYERSCIQKWLDAGHKTCPKTQQTLLHTALTPNYVLKSLIALWCESNGVELPKKQANCRSKKSGGGNVSDCDRAAIDALLEKLANGNTEQQRAAAGELRLLAKRNADNRVCIAEAGAIPLLVELLSSPDPRTQEHAVTALLNLSINESNKGTIVNAGAIPDIVDVLKNGSMEARENAAATLFSLSVIDENKVAIGAAGAIPALITLLCEGTPRGKKDAATAIFNLSIYQGNKARAVKAGIVTPLMRLLKDAGGGMVDEALAILAILASHQEGKTAIRQAEPIPVLVEVIRTGSPRNRENSAAVLWSLCAGDFEQLKLSKEFGAEEALKELSENGTDRAKRKAGNILELLNQIEVGATVNT; this is encoded by the exons ATGGGTCCGATGGAGGATTCTCAGGAGGGCGAGTTGGTTCTGAGTCGGCTCAGTGAGTCGACGAAGGCGATCTCTGAGTTATCGGATTGCCGAAACGTCTGCAAGAAGATGTATGGGAACTTGGTTCGGAGAGTGAAGCTGCTGAGTCCTTTGTTTGAGGAATTGAGGGACAGCGAGGAAGGGCTTGACGATGACGTGGTTAAGGCTTTTGAATCGCTCAGACTCGGTTTGGATTCTGCTACCCAACTTCTCAACTCGGTCAACGGTGGCAGCAAGCTCTATCTG GCTCTTCAAAGGGAAAAGATTGCTCAAAAGTTCCACTTGGTGACAGAACAAATTGAAGCAGCATTGAGTGAGATTCACTATGATAAACTTAATTTATCTGAGGAGGTTCGCGAACAG ATTGAACTAGTACATGCTCAATTCCAAAGAGCCAAGGGAAGAATTGACACACTTGATTTACAACTAGACATTGATTTAGCCAcagcacaaaaagaaaaagaacccaACCCAGCAGTACTTAAAAGACTTTCTGAAAAGCTGCATCTCAAGACTATCAATGATATAAAGAAAGAGTCACTTGCGTTCCATGAAATGGTTATCTCAAGCAACGGAGATCCAGGGGACTGCTTTGAAAAAATGTCATCCCTCTTTAAGAAGATTAAGGACTGGGTTCTGACTGAAAATTCTCAAGTGGAGACCTCTGAGGGTGAAAAGGGCTTGATTAAGCACAGATCTCCTGTTATCCCAGATGATTTCAGATGTCCAATATCTCTTGAATTGATGAAAGATCCTGTGATTGTCTCTACTGGACAG ACTTATGAAAGGTCTTGCATTCAAAAATGGCTTGATGCAGGACATAAAACCTGTCCTAAGACACAGCAGACACTGTTGCACACAGCCCTAACTCCTAACTATGTTTTGAAGAGTCTGATTGCTTTATGGTGTGAAAGCAATGGTGTCGAGCTTCCAAAAAAGCAAGCGAATTGTAGAAGCAAGAAATCAGGAGGAGGCAATGTTTCAGACTGTGATCGTGCTGCTATTGATGCCTTATTGGAAAAACTAGCAAATGGGAATACAGAACAGCAAAGAGCAGCTGCTGGTGAGCTCAGGTTGCTTGCTAAGAGGAATGCAGATAATAGAGTATGCATTGCTGAGGCAGGAGCCATACCACTTCTTGTAGAACTATTGTCTTCTCCAGATCCCCGGACACAGGAACATGCTGTTACAGCACTCCTCAACCTTTCCATCAATGAGAGTAACAAGGGAACTATTGTGAATGCAGGAGCAATACCTGATATAGTAGATGTATTGAAAAATGGCAGCATGGAAGCTAGAGAAAATGCTGCTGCCACTCTTTTCAGCTTATCTGTAATAGATGAGAACAAGGTGGCGATAGGAGCAGCCGGGGCTATCCCAGCTCTTATAACATTGCTTTGTGAGGGGACTCCAAGGGGGAAAAAGGATGCTGCTACCGCTATTTTCAATCTTTCGATCTATCAGGGAAACAAGGCAAGGGCTGTAAAGGCTGGTATTGTGACCCCATTGATGAGATTGTTGAAGGATGCTGGAGGTGGGATGGTGGATGAAGCACTTGCAATTCTGGCCATTCTTGCTAGCCATCAGGAAGGGAAGACCGCAATTCGTCAAGCGGAGCCAATTCCAGTCTTAGTGGAGGTTATAAGAACTGGTTCCCCACGCAACCGGGAGAATTCTGCAGCAGTATTGTGGTCATTATGCGCAGGTGATTTTGAGCAGTTGAAACTATCAAAGGAGTTTGGTGCAGAGGAGGCATTGAAGGAACTGTCAGAGAATGGCACGGACAGAGCGAAGAGAAAAGCTGGAAATATTTTAGAGctcctcaaccaaattgaagtgGGTGCTACTGTTAATACATAA